The genomic DNA GGCGTTCTCGACCAGGCCCACCGCCGTGCTGCCGTCGTGCAGGAGCGCCGCCGCCTCGGGCAGCCCCAGCCCCTGGGGAACCGCGATGAGATTCGCAGCCGCGGCCACGGCCAGTTCCGCGTTGCCGCCGGTGGTATCGGTGACGACGCGTCGGCCCTCCCAGAGGGGGTCGACGCCCTCGCCGACCGAGACCACCCGCCCGGCCACGCCGCCCCCCGGGATGTATGGCGGCTCGGGCAGCGGCGGTCCCGGGGTGATCCCGCGCCGGAGCTGCGTCTCGACAAAGTTGATCTCGGCGACCTCGACACCGACGAGAACCTGCCCCGGTCCGGCGACGGGATCCGGCGCCTCTCCGGCCACCAGCACGTCGGGATCGCCGAACCGTGTCACCCGCACCACTCGCATGTAGTTCACTCCTCTGACCTGGACTCGGTAAACGCGCGAGCCAAGCCTGGTACCTCAACTTGGGTTGAGGTCAACTCGGGACCTGTCCGGGCACGTGACCCGGCCGGGAAGGCAGGCACCCCCTGGACGGCCCCGGCGGCGGGCCGCGAGCCGTGCCCGCGCGTCTGGACGGTTCCCGGCGGGCTACGCCGAGTCGTCGCCGAAGGCCGAGGACGGTCGCGGTCTCGGAGTGGCTCCGGCGTGTTCCCGGCCCGGCGGGTTCGATTCCTGTCCCCCTCCGTTCTATTTTCGTGTTCATGGACCCACGGAGGCGTATTCCGCGCACCGACCTGGTGCTCGCCGATCCACGGTTGGCCGCGACGGCCGAGCGTCTGGGACGGTCGATCGTCAAGGACGCCGTGGCGCAGGCCCAGGAGCGCGTACGGCAGGGCGAGATCGGGCCCGAGGAGGTCGCGGACGTGGCGGTGGCGGCGCTTCCGCCGTACGCCACGAGCATGCGGCCGGTGATCAACATGACCGGGGTGCTGCTGCACACCAACCTCGGCCGCGCGTCCCTGTCTCCGGCGGCGATCGCCGCGACGGCGGCCGTCGCGGGTTCGGCGGACGTGGAGTTCGACCTGGCCACCGGGGCCCGTGCCGGGCGCGGACGGGGTGCGCTGGAAGCCCTCGTGCGGGCCGTGCCCGCTGCCGAAGACGTGCATGTGGTCAACAACAACGCCGCCGCGCTCGTGCTGGTGGCCACCGCGCTCGCCGCCGGACGGGAGATCGTGATCAGCCGGGGCGAGCTGGTGGAGATCGGGGACGGGTTCCGCATCCCCGAACTGCTGGTCTCCACCGGCGCGAGGCTGCGCGAGGTGGGCACGACCAACCGCACCTCCTACGCGGACTACGCGGCGGCCGTGGGACCGGAGACCGGGTTCGTGCTCAAGGTGCACCCGTCGAACTTCCGGGTCGAGGGCTTCACCGGCTCGGTCGAGGTCGCGGCGCTCGCGGGCCTGGGCGTGCCGGTCGTGGCCGACATCGGTTCCGGCCTGCTCGGACACGAGCCGTTGCTGCCTGAGGAGCCCGACGCGGCGGGCATGCTCGGAGCAGGGGCCGACCTGGTCACCGCCAGCGGCGACAAGCTGCTCGGCGGCCCGCAGGCGGGCCTGCTGCTCGGCCGGCGTGACCTGGTCGAACGGTGCAGGCGCCATCCGCTCGCCCGTGCCCTGCGGGTGGACAAGCTGACCCTGGCCGCGCTGGAGGCCACGTTGCGCGGGCCCGCCACCCCCCTTCACGAGGCGCTGCACGCCGATCCCGCGATACTGGGCAAGCGCGCCGGGATGCTCGCCGGCAAGCTGGCCGGGGCCGGAATCGACGCGAGAGCCGTACCGGCCGAGGCGACCGTGGGCGGCGGGGGAGCGCCCGGCGTGACGCTGCCCAGTGCGGCGGTGAGCCTGCCCGAGCGGTTCACCGTGCCGCTGCGGACCGGCGCGACCCCGGTCGTCGGCCGGGTGGAGGACGGCCGGCTCCTGCTCGACCTGCGGACCCTCCCTGCGGACCGGGACGACGACGTGATGCGGGCGATCCTGGAGGCGGACGGCTGATGCACGTCGTCGCGACGGCGGGCCACGTCGACCACGGCAAGTCCACGCTGGTCAGGGCGCTCACCGGGATGGAGCCCGACCGGCTGGCCGAGGAGCGGCGGCGGGGGCTGACGATCGAGCTCGGATACGCCTGGACGACGCTGCCCTCGGGCGAGCGGCTGGCCTTCGTCGACGTGCCCGGACACGAGCGGTTCCTCGGCACGATGCTGGCGGGGGTGGGCTCCGCGCCCGCCGTCATGTTCGTGGTGGCGGCGGACGAGGGCTGGATGCCGCAGTCGGAGGAGCACCTGGTCGCGCTGGAGGCCCTCGGCGTACGGCATGTCCTGCTCGTGGTGACCCGGGCCGACCTGGCCGACCCCGTGCCGGCGATCGGGCGGGCACGGGCCAGGATGGCCGCGATCGGCCTGGGCGAGATCGAGGCGCCGGCGGTGAGCGGCCGCACGGGACAGGGGCTCGACGAACTGCGGGAAGCGTTGGACCGGCTGGTGGCCGCGCTGCCCGTGCCCGACCCGGCGGCGCCGGTGCGGCTCTGGGTCGACCGGGCGTTCAGTATGCGGGGCAGCGGCACGGTGGTGACCGGGACCCTGCCCGAGGGGACGATCGCGGTCGGAGACGAGCTGGCGCTCCCCGGCGGGCCGGTCCGGGTCCGGGGGCTGGAGAGCATGAAGGAACCCAGGGCCTCCGTGACCGGTGTGGCGCGGGTGGCGGTCAACCTGCGCGGGCCGGGCGTCCCCGAACGGGGTCAGGCGCTGGTCACACCGGGGGCGTGGACCTGCACCGACCTGGTCGACGTGCGGCTCTCCCCGGTCGGAGCCGTTGGAACGGCCGGACCCGTCGACGAGGCCGCAGACGACGCGCCGGGAGGGGAGAGGTCCGCGCGGGCGCGGGTGCCGGGAGAACGGGGCGGGGGTGACCTGCCGCGCGGGCTGACGGTGCACATCGGGTCGGCGGCGGTGGTGTGCGAGGTGCGGCCCCTCGGCGGGCGGATCGCCCGGCTCCGCCTGGCCAGAGCGCTCCCGCTGCACGTGGGCGACGTACTGCTGCTCCGCGATCCCGGCCGGGACCGCGCCGAGGTGCGGGTGCTGGCCGGGGCGACCGTACTCGACCTGTGCCCTCCGGAGCTGCGCCGCCGGGGTGCGGCCCGGGAACGCGCGACCCGGCTCGCGCGGGCCCGGCCGGACGCGGCCTCGCTGCTCCGTACGCACCCCCTGCTCCGTGCCGGTGACCTGCTGGCCATGGGGTGTGCCCCGGAGGGAGAGCCGGTGTGCGGTGACTGGCATGCCGATCCGGCCTACTGGTCGGACCTGGGGGAGCGCCTGCCCCAGATGGTGCGGCGGTATGCCGCAGCGCACCCGCTGGAACCGGGCATGCCGGTGGAGGCGGCCCGGCACGAGCTCGGCCTGCCCGACCGGCGGCTGGTCACGGCGCTCGTACGGCGCCCGCTCACCGTCGCCGACGGCCGCCTCGTGAGCGGGCCCGCAGGCCTGCCCGAGCCGGTGGCACGGGCACTCGGACGGCTCGGCGCGGAGCTGTCCGCCCATCCCTTCCGGGCGCCGGAGGCCGGGCGGCTCGCCGAGCTGGGGCTGGGACCCCGGGAGTTGGCGGCGGCCGTACGGGCGGGGGCCCTGCTCCGGGTGGCCGAGGGGATCGTGCTGCTGCCCGGCGCGGACGTCCGGGCGGCGGCGTCGCTCGCCCGGCTGCCGCAGCCGTTCACGGTCAGTCAGGCCCGGCAGGCTCTGGACACCAGCCGCAGGGTCGCGGTGCCGCTGCTGGAACACCTCGATCGCAGAGGGCTCACCGAGCGGATCGACGAGGTCCACCGCCGGTGCCGTACGCCGTCGCCCTGAGGTTCGCCCGCCGGGTCGCGTGGGGCCGCCCGGTTACTGGACTGATTGGCGGGTACGTACTTTGACCTGGGGAAAAGCCGTCGCACTGGGGGTTGCGATGGTCGGTTGCCCGCTGGGAGCACCGTTCGGGGACGTCATCGGGACGATGTCGTTCGTCACCACCGGTCCCGGTCCGGTCGTCGCCGTCCTTTCCGCGGGGAAAAGCCGCTCCATCGCTGCTTTCGGGGAGAAGGGAGAGCGTCATGCCCGATAACAAGGGCGTCACCTACCAGGGGCCGGGCACAGTGGAGGTCGAAGCCATCGCCTACCCCGAGTTCGAGCTCAAGGACGGGCCCGGGGTCAACCCGGCCAACGTGGGACGCAAGGTCCGGCACGGCGCGATCGTCAAGGCCGTCGCAACGAACATCTGCGGCAGCGACCAGCACATGGTCCGGGGCCGTACCACCGCGCCGCGCGGGCTCATCCTCGGTCACGAGATCACCGGTGAGGTCGTCGAGGTCGGTCCCGACGTGGAGTTCGTCAAGGTGGGCGACCTGGTCTCGGTCCCCTTCAACATCGCCTGCGGCCGCTGCCGCAACTGCAAGGAGGGCAAGACCGGCGTCTGCGAGAACGTCAATCCCGACCGGCCCGGTTCGGCCTACGGGTACGTCGACATGGGTGGCTGGCCCGGTGGGCAGGCCGAGTACGTGCTCGTCCCCTACGCCGACTGGAATCTGCTGAAATTTCCGGATAAGGATCAGGCGATGGAGAAGATCCTCGACCTGGCCATGCTCGCGGACATCTTCCCGACCGGATTCCACGGTTGCGTCACCGCCGGGGTGAAACCGGGGGCGACCGTCTACATCGCGGGCGCCGGTCCGGTCGGACTTGCCGCCGCGGTGTCGGCGTTCCTGCTCGGGGCCGCCGTGGTCATCGTCGGCGACCTGAACAAGGACCGCCTCGCCCAGGCCCGCACCTTCGGCTGCGAGACCGTCGACGTCTCCCAGGGCGAGCCGAGGGACCAGATCGAGCAGATCCTCGGCGAGCCCGAGGTGGACTGCGGCGTCGACGCCGTCGGGTTCGAGGCCCACGGCCATGGGGCCCAGGCGGACAAGGAACAGCCCGCCACCGTGCTCAACTCGCTCATGGAGCTCACCCGCGCGGGCGGCGCGCTCGGCATCCCGGGCCTGTACGTGACCGGTGACCCGGGCGCCCACGACGAGGCGGCCAAACAGGGCTCCCTGTCCATCCGCCTCGGCCTCGGCTGGGCCAAGTCGCTGTCTTTCGCCACCGGCCAGTGCCCCGTCATGCGGTACAACCGCCAGTTGATGATGGCGATCCTGAACGACCGGGTGCAGATCGCGAAGGCGGTCAACGCCACGCCGATCCCGCTCGACCAGGCCCCACAGGGATACGCGGACTTCGACCAGGGCGCCGCGCGCAAGTACGTGCTGGACCCGCACGGCATGCTGGCCGGCTCCAGGTAGACCGGGAGCGGCCGGCGCCGGCCAAGGGGACACGCCTCCGGGCGTGAACGCCCCGGGACCGACGTGCCGGGGAGGAGCGGCCGGCGAGAGGCACTGGGCTGTTTTGGGGTGTTCCGGCCGCACCGGCGGGCGGCCGGAACACCCCAGGGCCCCTACCGCACCAGCTTGTCCAGGCGGATCGGCAGGTCACGGACGCGCACGCCGGTGGCGTGGTGCACCGCGTTGGCGATCGCCGCGGCGGTGCCGACGATCCCGATCTCACCGATGCCCTTGGACCCCATCGGGTTGAGGTGCGGATCGTCCTCCTCGACCCAGAACGCCGCGATGTCGGGCACGTCCGCGCAGGTGGCGATGTGATACTGGGCGAAGTCGTGGTTGAGGTAGTCGCCGAACCGGCGGTCCATGACGCTCTCCTCCAGCAGGGCCGTGGACAAGCCCATGGTCATCCCGCCGATGAACTGGGAGCGCGCGGTCTTCGGGTTGATGATCCGGCCCGCGGCGAAGACCCCGAGCAGCCGGAGCACCCGGGTCTCCCCGGTGTCGGCGTCCACGCCCACCTCGGCGAACTGCGCACCGAAGGCGTGCCGGGCGAACCGCTGCTGACCGCGGATCTCCTCTGTCGTGTCGGCGCTCGTCTCGATGCCGTCGGGGGGCACGTCGCCGCCCCGCCGGTCGAGCTCGTCCAGCAGCGCCTCGCAGGCCCGCACCGCCGCCGTGCCCCACGAGGCGGTCCCCATCGACCCGCCGGCCAGCGAGGCGGTGGGCAGCGCGCTGTCGCCGATCTCCACTCTGACCCGGTCCGGCGAGGTGCGCAGCGCGTCGGCGGCGATCTGGGTCAGCACCGTCCGGGCGCCGGTGCCGATGTCGGCCGCGGCGATCCGTACGGTGAACCGGCCGTCCGGCTCGGCCCGGACGCTCGCCTGGGACGGGCGCCGGTAGACCGGGTAGGTGGACGACGCCACCCCGGTCCCGACCAGCCACCTGCCCTGACGCCGGACCCCCGGCGTGGGGTCGCGATCGGCCCACCCGAACCGCCGCGCGCCGTCACGCAGGCAGGCCACCAGGTTGCGGGAGCTGAACGGCAGCCCGCTCTCGGGATCGGCGTCCGGCTCGTTGCGGATCCGCAGCTCGATCGGGTCGAGCCCGCAGGCGATCGCCAGCTCGTCCATCGCCGACTCCAGCGCGAACATCCCCGGCGCCTCACCGGGTGCGCGCATCCAGGAGGGGGTGGGGACGTCGAGCCGGACCAGCCGGTGGGTCGTGCGCCGGTCGGGCGCGGCGTACATCATCCGGGTGGGCACGGTGGTCTGTTCGGCGAACTCCCGGATCGTGGAGCTCTGCTCGAACGCCTCGTGCACGATCGCGCGCAGCCGCCCGTCGGTGTCCGCCCCGAGCCGTACCCGCTGGATCGTCGGGGTGCGGTAGCCGGTCACCGCGAACATCTGCTGCCGGGTCACCGCGAGTTTGACCGGGCGGCTGGTCTGCTTGGCGGCGAGTGCCGCGAGGATCACGTGCGGGTGTGGAGCGCCCTTGGATCCGAATCCCCCGCCCACGTGCGGGGAGATCACCCTGACGTTCGCCGGCGGCATGCCGAACAGCGCCGCGACGGTGTCGCGGACCAGGGAGGCCCCCTGGTTGGAGTCGTAGAGCGTCAGCCCGTCGCCGTCCCATTCGGCGACCGTCGCGTGCGGCTCCATCGGGTTCTGGTGCTCGGCCGGGGTGCTGTAGGTGGCGTCCACCACGACCGGGGCGGAGGCCAGGGCGGCGTCCGGATCGCCCTGCTCGACGTCGGCGGGGAAGTTCGGATTGACCCGGTCCGGCCGGTACATGCCCGGATGATCGGCGCGCAGTTCGACGTCGTGCCGCTCGGCGGCGTACTCCACCCGCACCGTCCGGGCCGCCTCCCTGGCGTCCTGGAGCGTCTCGGCCACCACGAGCGCGACGTACTGGCCTCGGTAGGAGACCCGGGGGGACTGCAGCACGGACAGCTCGGGATTGTCGGCGGGGGCCAGCCTGGGGGCGTTGCCGTACCAGATGGTGGTGATCACGCCGGGGCGCTTGAGGACGGCGTCGACGTCCACGGTGAGGATCTCACCTCGGGCGACGGTGGCCTGTACCGGCACCGCGTAGACCACGTCCCGCGGTGCGTACTCGTAGGCGTACCGGGCATGGCCGGTGATCTTGTCCGGGCTCTCGACCCGGTCCATCCCCGAGCCGACGGACAACGGAACCGTGGTGGTCATGAGGTCTCCACAAGGTCGGTGAGCGTACGGACCAGGACGTTGCGGGCGAGCGGCACCTTGAATCCGTTCTCCGGCAGCGGGCGGGCCTGGGCCAGCTCCGCGTCCGCGGCCCGGGTGAACCCGGCCGCGGTGGCGGGAGCCCCGCGCAGCGCCTCCTCGGCGAGCCTCGCCCGCCAGGGCACGTGCGCGATCCCGCCGAACGCGATCCGGCAGTCCCGGACCACGCCGTCGGCCACGTCCAGCGCCACCGCCACCGACACCACCGCGAAGGCGAAGGAGACCCGATCCCGCACCTTGCGGTACTTCGACCGGATCGTGGGCGGCAGCGCGGGCAGTTCCACCGCGGTGATCAGATCGCCCGGCTCCAGGACGGTGTCACGGTCCGGCTCGTCGCCGGGCAGTCGGTGCAGACCGGGCATCGGCACCTGACGCGTCCCGCTCCGCCCCAGCACGTGCACGGTCGCACCGAGCGCGGCCAGCGCCACGGCCATGTCGGAGGGGTGGGTGGCCACGCAGGCGGCGGACTGGCCGATGATCGCCAAATTGCGGTGGTCGCCTTCGATGGCCGGGCAGCCCGAGCCGGGCTGCCGCTTGTTGCACGGCTTGGAGACGTCCTGGAAGTAGGAGCAGCGGGTGCGCTGCAGCAGGTTGCCGCCGACCGTGGCCATGTTGCGGATCTGGCCCGACGCCCCCGACAGCACCGCCTCGGCCAGCATCGGGTACCGCCGCCGCACGGCCGGGTGCGCCGCCAGGTCGCTGTTGCGCACGCCCGTGCCGATCAGCAGGCCGTCGTCCGCGGTGTCCTCGACCGTGCCGGAGGCGACCCGGGTGACGTCCACCAGGGCGTCGGGTGAGACGACGCCCAGCCGCATCAGATCCACCAGGTTCGTGCCACCGCCCAGATACATGGCGTTGGGCCGTTCACCCAGCGCGGCCACCGCCGCCTGCGCGTCCGTGGCCCGCTGGTAGGCGAAGGGCCTCACGACGCCACCTCCCCGATCGCCGCGACGATGTTGACATAGGCTCCGCAGCGGCACAGGTTGCCGCTCATCCGCTCCCGGATCTCCTTTTCGTCGAGACGGGGCGAGGTGCTCACGTCCTCGGTGACCACGCTCGGCCATCCCGCGGCCGCCTCGGCCAGCATCCCGGCCGCCGAACAGAGCTGTCCCGGGGTGCAGTAACCACATTGGAAGGCGTCGTACTCGACGAACGCCGTCTGCAGCGGATGCGGCGTCTCGCCGTCGGCGAGCCCCTCGACCGTGGTGACCTCCTGGCCGTCGAGGGTCACCGTCAGGGTCAGGCAGGACTTCACCCGCCGCCCGTCCACCAGCACCGTGCAGGCCCCGCACTGCCCGTGATCGCAGCCCTTCTTCGCCCCGATCAGGTCAAGCTGCTCGCGCAGGGTGTCAAGGAGCGTCTCCCGCGTGTCCACGGTGATCGGGTGCTCGGTCCGGTTGACCGACAGCCGGAGGTCCGCCGTGACCGGGGTCGGGGCATCCCATCGTGTCGTATCGGATTCGTCATTCATGGCGCTTCTTTACCCGGTTGCCTGTCATGCATTTCCCCGCTTTCGCCAACAGACGTTTGACCTTTGCCGAACGTCGGCGCCGGCTCGGTTTGAGAGCCGCGTGGAAGGGGACGAGGGGAAGCTGCGATCGGTGAGGTCCGTCCCAGGTCAGACCTGATCCTCAGAGGTCCGAGGGCTGGGAGACCGGCCCGACATGGGCGCCGTCGAGCGCCACCGCCCGCCGGTTGGGCACCGCTCCCTGCCAGGCGGGTGAAGCGGCACCTGTCGCTCCGGCCCCACAGGATGCGACCCGCCTATATGTTGCCGAAACGTTACAGCGGGTGGAACGTTTCGACGCTTGCTCCGCATCGCGAGACGTCTTTTAATGCGGCAAGCTGCGCAAATTTCAGCACAAAATATGAAATTTGATAGTTGGGCGATGGAATTTCATCGGAAGGAGTGGCTGGGGCGCAGCCGTCGCAGCGGTGGGAGTCTCGCCCACCGGAAGACCTCATCGATACGAGGAGCGATTCACCCATGCGAAACTGGCGAAGCGCGGCGGCCGTCACCGCCCTGCTCCTGACCGCGGGCTTGACAGCCCCCGGAACGCAGGCGGCGCTGGCCGCCGGAGCGGCCGTCGCGGAGGAGCACACCGCCTCGGACGTCCATCTGTTCTACTACCCCTGGTACGGCAGCCCGGCCGTGTCCGGCGGCTACCGGCACTGGCAGCAGGGCGGCCACACCCCGCCCGGCGACGTGGGCGCGGACCTCTACCCCACGCTCGGCCCCTACGACTCCGGGGACTTCGCCGGCGCGGTGACGCAGCACATGCGCTGGATCCAAAGATCGGGCGCCGGGACCATCGTCTTCAGCTGGTGGGGACGGGACTCCTACGAGGATCGGCTCGCCACCGGAGTCCTCGACGCGGCGGCGCGATTCGGGATCAAGGTCGCCTGGCATCTCGAACCCTACGCCGGCCGTACGGCGGCCTCGACGGTGGCCGACATCGCCTACATCAACTCCCGCTACGGGAGCAGCCCGGCGTTCTACCGCGACGCCGAGCACGGCGACCGCGGTGCCTTCTACGTCTTCGAGAGCCTGCGGATCGCCGACTGGTCCGCCCTGGACCAGGTACGCGCGCACAGCATCGTGCTGGCGCAGACCACCGACACCAGCAAGGTCGCGCACTTCGGCGGGATGTACACCTACGACGCGATCGCCGGCGCGACGGCCCCGGGCTGGAAGCAGGCGAGCGACTTCTGCAGGGCGAACGGCCTCGTCTGGGCGCCGTCCGTGGGACCCGGCTACGTCGACGACCGGGCGGTTCCCGGCAACACCACACCGACGCTGAGCCGCGACAACGGCGCGACCTACGACCTGGAGTGGCGCAACGCGCTGGCTCCGGCCACCGGCGGATCACCGAGCTGGGTCTCCGTCACCTCGTTCAACGAATGGCACGAGGGGTCGGTCATCGAACCGGCGAGTTCCACCCCGCCCGCGGGACTCGGCTACCAGACCTTCGCGGGGGCCTACGGCACGACGGGCGCCGCCGCGGAGACCGCCTATCTCGACCGGACGGGGTACTGGGTCGACCAGTTCGCCGGGGAGGTCACACCACCCGCCCCCGACCTGGCGGCGGGCCGGGCGATCACGGCGAGCAGTGCCACCGGCGGCTACCCCGCGGCCAACGCCAACGACGGCGACCCCGGCTCCTACTGGGAGAGCCTCAACCACTCCTTCCCGCAGTCCATCACCGTCGACCTGGGCGTGGTGAGCAGCGTCGGCAAGATAGTCCTCAGGCTGCCGCCGTCGCCGGCCTGGGGCGCCAGAACCCAGACCCTCTCGGTCCTGGGCAGCCAGAACGGCTCGGCCTACTCGACGCTCTCCCCGTCCGCCGGCCGTACCTTCGACCCGGCCACCGGTAACACCGTGACGATCACCTTCCCCGCCACCACCCAGCGCTACCTCCGGCTGACCGTCACCGGCAACACCGGCTGGCCCGCCGGGCAGGTCGCGGAGTTCCAGGTCTTCCGCGGCTAGAGAGGGCCCGTGGCGCGCCGGTGCGGCGCGCCACGGGCCGTGGCTCACCTGGTGAGGGTGAGCGTGTCGACGTCGAAGAGGTAGCCGCCGCCTCCGAGGTAGACGAGGAAGAGAGGGCCGGTGGCCGATCCGGTGAGGGAGGTGGAGACGTTCTGGAAGGTTTCCCAGCCACCGGTGTTCGGTACGGTGACCGTGCCGAGGAGGGTGCCGGTGGCCGATCCGGAACGGATCTGGATGGTGCCGCCGGACCCGGCGGAGGAGATACGGGCGCTGAAGGCGGTGGCGCCGGTGGTGGTGACGGTGGAGTAGCCGGTCCAGTCGCCGTTCTCGATGTATCCGGCGGTCTTGCCGCCGCTGGCGGAGGCGTGGTCGGCGGGCTGGACGCCCGAGGTGGAGGTGTAGGACTCCGCCTCGGCCGTGGTGGCCGTTCCGGTGACGAAGGTGAAGGCGTCCACGTCGAACAGGTTGCCCGAGCCGGTCGGGCCCTTGAACACCAGGAACAGCGTGGTGGTTGCGGCGGGTGCGCCGGCGACGTTCGTGGTGACGTCGGTGAAGGTCTCCCAGCTTCCGGTCACCGGTACGGTCGCCGTGCCGAGGAGGGTGCCGGTGGCGGAACCCGCCCGCACCTCGATGGTCCCGCCCGCTCCGGCCGAGGAGACCCGGAAGGACGCGCTCCTGACGTCGGACAGCAGGTAGGGCTGGAAGGAGATCCAGTCACCGTTGTCGATGAACCCGGCGGTCCGGGCGCCCTCGGCGGCGGCGTGGTCGGCCAGTTGGACGCCGGACTGCGCGCCGAAGTGCTCGGCCTGCCGGTGCCGGGGCTGCAGCACGCGGATGCTGTGCGTGGTCAGGCCGCCGGCGTCGGTGTACTCCGCGTCGAAGACGCCGTAGACGTTGGCCGCGACGTCGTGCTCACCGTCGATCGGCACCGCGATGCTCCCGGAGCAGCCGTTCTTGGAGGTGATCGCGTGGCGGTGGCTGTCGTGGCCCAGCAAGTAGGTGACCTTCACCTTGGCGCAGTCGACGGTGCCGTCCTCCGGGTCGCTGACGCCGACCTGGAAGGGGACGGTGTCCCCGAAGGAGAACGGCCGGCCGTCGCCGGGGGTGGTGAGCGAGACGGTCGGCGCGCTGTTGCCGACGGTCACCACGACGCTCGCGGTCCCGGTCAGCCCGGCCGGGTCGGTGACCGTCAGGGTCGGCGTGTAGGTGCCGTTGACGGTGTAGGTGTGGGCCGGGTTGGCCTGGGTGGACGTCCCGCCGTCGCCGAACCTCCACGAGTAGCTGAGGGCACCGCCCTCGGGGTCGGAGCTGCCCGCGGAGGAAAAGGAGACGGCCAGCGGGTTGGGACCGGAGGTTCTGTCCGCGGCCACCTTGGCGACGGGGTTGCGGTTGGTGCCGCCGATGTACTCGATCCGGTAGAGCGCCTGGTTGTCGCTGCCGGTGCCGTAGTCCAGCACGTACAGCGCGCCGTCCGGGCCGAAGGCCATGTCCATGACCTGGGTGCCCGTCCACGGGAACGCCGAGATCTCACCGGGGGAGCCGTCGGACTCGACCTCGATCGCCTTGATCCAGCGCCTGCCGTACTCGCCGGCGAAGTAGCGGCCGTTCAGCGAGGAGGGGAACTTGACGCTGGAGTCGAGGGCCGCGTCGTAGCGGTAGACCGGTCCGCCCATCGGCGACTCCGAGCCGCCGCCGAACTCCGGTGGTGAGCCCGCGTCGCCGTACTTGATCCAGCTCGACTTGGCCGCGGGGAGCGTGGCCAGGCCGGTGTTGCGGAAGGAGTTGTTCGCCGGGCCGCCCGCGCAGTCGTACTTCGCACCGGAGGGGCCGCTGGGGAAGGTGTACTCGTTGTAGGTCTCGGCGGTGGTGTTGGTGCCCGTGCAGTACGGCCAGCCGTAGTTGCCGGGCGCCGTGATCCGGTTGAACTCCACCTGGCCGCCGGGACCGCGGCCGGCGTCGGCCGCGCCCGCGTCGGGGCCGTAGTCGCCCAGGTAGACGATGCCGGTGGCCTTGTCGACCGACATCCGAAACGGGTTGCGGAGACCCATCGCGTAGATCTCCGGCCGCGTCTTCGCGGTGCCGGGCGCGAAGAGGTTGCCCGAGGGGATGGTGTAGCCGCCGCCGGGCTGCGGCTTGATCCGCAGGACCTTGCCGCGCAGGTCGTTGGTGTTGCCCGAGGAGCGCTGGGCGTCGAACTGCGGGTTTCGGTTGGTCTGCTCGTCGAGGGGCGAGTAGGAGTTGGACTCGAACGGGTTGGTGTCGTCCCCGGTCGTCAGGTACAGGTTTCCGGCCGCGTCGAA from Streptosporangium sp. NBC_01756 includes the following:
- a CDS encoding FAD binding domain-containing protein, encoding MRPFAYQRATDAQAAVAALGERPNAMYLGGGTNLVDLMRLGVVSPDALVDVTRVASGTVEDTADDGLLIGTGVRNSDLAAHPAVRRRYPMLAEAVLSGASGQIRNMATVGGNLLQRTRCSYFQDVSKPCNKRQPGSGCPAIEGDHRNLAIIGQSAACVATHPSDMAVALAALGATVHVLGRSGTRQVPMPGLHRLPGDEPDRDTVLEPGDLITAVELPALPPTIRSKYRKVRDRVSFAFAVVSVAVALDVADGVVRDCRIAFGGIAHVPWRARLAEEALRGAPATAAGFTRAADAELAQARPLPENGFKVPLARNVLVRTLTDLVETS
- a CDS encoding 2Fe-2S iron-sulfur cluster-binding protein, coding for MNDESDTTRWDAPTPVTADLRLSVNRTEHPITVDTRETLLDTLREQLDLIGAKKGCDHGQCGACTVLVDGRRVKSCLTLTVTLDGQEVTTVEGLADGETPHPLQTAFVEYDAFQCGYCTPGQLCSAAGMLAEAAAGWPSVVTEDVSTSPRLDEKEIRERMSGNLCRCGAYVNIVAAIGEVAS
- a CDS encoding discoidin domain-containing protein; the protein is MRNWRSAAAVTALLLTAGLTAPGTQAALAAGAAVAEEHTASDVHLFYYPWYGSPAVSGGYRHWQQGGHTPPGDVGADLYPTLGPYDSGDFAGAVTQHMRWIQRSGAGTIVFSWWGRDSYEDRLATGVLDAAARFGIKVAWHLEPYAGRTAASTVADIAYINSRYGSSPAFYRDAEHGDRGAFYVFESLRIADWSALDQVRAHSIVLAQTTDTSKVAHFGGMYTYDAIAGATAPGWKQASDFCRANGLVWAPSVGPGYVDDRAVPGNTTPTLSRDNGATYDLEWRNALAPATGGSPSWVSVTSFNEWHEGSVIEPASSTPPAGLGYQTFAGAYGTTGAAAETAYLDRTGYWVDQFAGEVTPPAPDLAAGRAITASSATGGYPAANANDGDPGSYWESLNHSFPQSITVDLGVVSSVGKIVLRLPPSPAWGARTQTLSVLGSQNGSAYSTLSPSAGRTFDPATGNTVTITFPATTQRYLRLTVTGNTGWPAGQVAEFQVFRG
- a CDS encoding carbohydrate-binding protein; translated protein: MSPRSRSWTRLLATMLLITAGSLAIPTAHAAQTAQAAIVIPPSDYQQVQLAVGAAKLGEAMSLAVLPDRSVVHTARDGTVRITDAAGTTKVAATLNVYTHDEEGLQGVAADPGFATNRYIYLYYSPKLTTPSGDAPNTGTDSDFAPWKGHLNLSRFVLKTDGTLDLASEKIVLEVPNDRGQCCHVGGDIDFDAAGNLYLTTGDDTNPFESNSYSPLDEQTNRNPQFDAQRSSGNTNDLRGKVLRIKPQPGGGYTIPSGNLFAPGTAKTRPEIYAMGLRNPFRMSVDKATGIVYLGDYGPDAGAADAGRGPGGQVEFNRITAPGNYGWPYCTGTNTTAETYNEYTFPSGPSGAKYDCAGGPANNSFRNTGLATLPAAKSSWIKYGDAGSPPEFGGGSESPMGGPVYRYDAALDSSVKFPSSLNGRYFAGEYGRRWIKAIEVESDGSPGEISAFPWTGTQVMDMAFGPDGALYVLDYGTGSDNQALYRIEYIGGTNRNPVAKVAADRTSGPNPLAVSFSSAGSSDPEGGALSYSWRFGDGGTSTQANPAHTYTVNGTYTPTLTVTDPAGLTGTASVVVTVGNSAPTVSLTTPGDGRPFSFGDTVPFQVGVSDPEDGTVDCAKVKVTYLLGHDSHRHAITSKNGCSGSIAVPIDGEHDVAANVYGVFDAEYTDAGGLTTHSIRVLQPRHRQAEHFGAQSGVQLADHAAAEGARTAGFIDNGDWISFQPYLLSDVRSASFRVSSAGAGGTIEVRAGSATGTLLGTATVPVTGSWETFTDVTTNVAGAPAATTTLFLVFKGPTGSGNLFDVDAFTFVTGTATTAEAESYTSTSGVQPADHASASGGKTAGYIENGDWTGYSTVTTTGATAFSARISSAGSGGTIQIRSGSATGTLLGTVTVPNTGGWETFQNVSTSLTGSATGPLFLVYLGGGGYLFDVDTLTLTR